Proteins encoded in a region of the Streptomyces akebiae genome:
- the aspS gene encoding aspartate--tRNA ligase — protein sequence MHRYRSHTCGELRASDVGTDVRLSGWLHNRRDLGGILFIDLRDHYGITQLVARPGTPAYEALDKISKESTVRVDGKVVSRGAENINPDLPSGEIEVEVGEVELLGAAAPLPFTINTEDGVNEERRLEYRFLDLRRERMHRNIMLRTAVISAIRHKMTALGFNEMATPILSATSPEGARDFVVPSRLNPGKFYALPQAPQQFKQLLMISGFDRYFQIAPCFRDEDARADRSPGEFYQLDVEMSFVEQEDVFQPIEKLMTELFEEFGGGRHVTSPFPRIPFREAMLKYGSDKPDLRAQLELVDITDVFEGSEFKAFAGKHVRALAVPDVSAQPRKFFDQLGEYAIEQGAKGLAWVRVAEDGSLSGPIAKFLTEENVAELTKRLSLAAGHAVFFGAGEFEEVSKIMGAVRVEAAKRAGHFEEGVFRFCWIVDFPMYEKDEETGKIDFSHNPFSMPQGGLEALETQDPLDILGWQYDIVCNGVELSSGAIRNHEPDIMLKAFEIAGYDRDTVEEQFAGMLRAFRFGAPPHGGIAPGVDRIVMLLADEPNIRETIAFPLNGNAQDLMMGAPTELEEARLRELHLSVRKPQPK from the coding sequence ATGCATCGGTACAGGTCCCACACCTGCGGCGAGCTCCGCGCCTCTGACGTCGGCACCGACGTCCGGCTGAGCGGCTGGCTGCACAATCGGCGCGACCTGGGCGGCATCCTCTTCATCGATCTCCGCGATCACTACGGCATCACGCAGTTGGTGGCCCGTCCGGGCACCCCGGCCTACGAGGCGCTGGACAAGATCTCCAAGGAGTCGACCGTCCGCGTCGACGGCAAGGTCGTCTCGCGCGGCGCCGAGAACATCAACCCGGACCTGCCCTCCGGCGAGATCGAGGTCGAGGTCGGCGAGGTCGAGCTGCTCGGCGCGGCCGCCCCGCTCCCCTTCACCATCAACACCGAGGACGGGGTCAACGAGGAGCGGCGCCTGGAGTACCGCTTCCTGGACCTGCGCCGCGAGCGCATGCACCGCAACATCATGCTGCGTACGGCCGTGATCAGCGCCATCCGCCACAAGATGACGGCCCTCGGCTTCAACGAGATGGCGACGCCGATCCTGTCCGCCACCTCCCCCGAGGGCGCCCGCGACTTCGTCGTGCCGTCGCGCCTCAACCCGGGCAAGTTCTACGCCCTCCCCCAGGCCCCGCAGCAGTTCAAGCAGCTGCTGATGATCTCGGGCTTCGACCGCTACTTCCAGATCGCGCCCTGCTTCCGGGACGAGGACGCGCGCGCGGACCGTTCGCCGGGTGAGTTCTACCAGCTCGACGTGGAGATGTCCTTCGTCGAGCAGGAGGACGTCTTCCAGCCCATCGAGAAGCTCATGACCGAGCTCTTCGAGGAGTTCGGTGGCGGCCGGCACGTGACGTCGCCCTTCCCGCGCATTCCGTTCCGCGAGGCGATGCTCAAGTACGGCTCCGACAAGCCGGACCTGCGGGCTCAGCTGGAGCTGGTCGACATCACCGATGTCTTCGAGGGTTCGGAGTTCAAGGCGTTCGCAGGCAAGCACGTGCGCGCGCTCGCCGTGCCGGACGTCTCGGCCCAGCCGCGCAAGTTCTTCGACCAGCTCGGCGAGTACGCGATCGAGCAGGGCGCCAAGGGTCTGGCCTGGGTGCGGGTCGCCGAGGACGGTTCGCTGTCCGGCCCGATCGCCAAGTTCCTCACCGAGGAGAACGTCGCCGAGCTGACCAAGCGTCTGTCGCTGGCCGCCGGGCACGCCGTGTTCTTCGGCGCGGGTGAGTTCGAAGAGGTTTCGAAGATCATGGGCGCGGTGCGGGTCGAGGCCGCCAAGCGTGCCGGGCACTTCGAGGAGGGCGTCTTCCGGTTCTGCTGGATCGTCGACTTCCCGATGTACGAGAAGGACGAGGAGACCGGCAAGATCGACTTCTCGCACAACCCCTTCTCCATGCCGCAGGGAGGCCTGGAGGCCCTGGAGACCCAGGACCCGCTGGACATCCTCGGCTGGCAGTACGACATCGTCTGCAACGGCGTCGAGCTGTCCTCCGGCGCGATCCGGAACCACGAGCCCGACATCATGCTCAAGGCCTTCGAGATCGCGGGCTACGACCGTGACACGGTCGAGGAGCAGTTCGCCGGCATGCTGCGCGCGTTCCGCTTCGGCGCCCCGCCGCACGGCGGTATCGCGCCGGGTGTCGACCGTATCGTCATGCTCCTCGCGGACGAGCCCAACATCCGCGAGACCATCGCCTTCCCGCTCAACGGCAACGCCCAGGACCTGATGATGGGCGCGCCGACAGAGCTGGAGGAGGCGCGGCTGCGTGAGCTGCACCTGTCGGTGCGCAAGCCGCAGCCGAAGTAA